One stretch of Labrenzia sp. CE80 DNA includes these proteins:
- a CDS encoding adenosylcobinamide-GDP ribazoletransferase translates to MDRHEDRHRLDLRPALSDLVADTAACVRFFSRLPVPKLCSADDPARLPDFSQISRAFPLAGVVVAIPAALLVLLLGLSHLPTLASGFLVVGMLAMVTGALHEDGLADVADGFFGGHTPERRLEIMKDSRIGAFGSIALIVSLGLKAVLIAALLDRYTPLEAMVILLGAESLGRTLIVWQWSALPAARPDGLAHRFGVPTSTTLKQACVFGAACLLPILPVLPLSSLALGLILAPLATHGVGMLAKARIGGFSGDVLGAIQQVGTLVFLAGCLAIA, encoded by the coding sequence ATGGACAGGCACGAGGACCGGCACAGACTTGATCTTCGCCCTGCCCTGTCGGACCTTGTCGCCGACACAGCCGCCTGCGTCCGGTTCTTTTCCCGCTTGCCGGTGCCCAAACTCTGCAGCGCTGACGATCCCGCCCGCCTGCCTGACTTTTCCCAAATTTCCAGGGCGTTTCCACTTGCTGGCGTCGTGGTCGCAATTCCGGCAGCCCTTCTCGTTCTGCTTCTCGGGCTGAGCCACCTGCCCACGCTCGCCTCCGGCTTTCTCGTTGTTGGCATGCTCGCCATGGTCACCGGAGCCCTTCATGAGGACGGGTTAGCGGATGTCGCCGACGGTTTCTTTGGCGGGCATACGCCGGAAAGACGCCTCGAGATCATGAAGGACAGCAGGATCGGCGCCTTTGGCTCAATCGCGCTCATCGTGTCCCTAGGCCTGAAAGCGGTGCTGATCGCGGCCCTGCTCGACCGCTACACGCCGCTGGAAGCCATGGTGATACTTCTTGGCGCCGAAAGCCTCGGCCGGACGCTGATTGTCTGGCAGTGGTCTGCCTTGCCAGCAGCACGGCCGGACGGACTTGCGCACCGCTTTGGAGTTCCGACATCAACAACTCTCAAGCAGGCATGCGTCTTTGGCGCAGCGTGTTTGTTGCCTATCCTCCCGGTTTTACCCCTTTCATCGCTGGCACTCGGGTTGATTCTAGCCCCCCTCGCCACCCACGGCGTCGGCATGCTCGCGAAGGCCAGGATCGGTGGTTTCAGCGGCGATGTGCTTGGCGCAATACAGCAGGTCGGCACTTTGGTCTTTCTCGCTGGCTGCCTCGCCATCGCGTAG
- a CDS encoding alpha/beta fold hydrolase, with product MSAYPHQTNAGTIVRVQSSTGFRLLAQLVVVIASFFLVACGSRPESGALAISTAEAPGTVAHEILIFTSREKDDRPDTYFNGERGEDLSYAKATISVPPTPAHKPGQIEWPSTLPGNPAKEFTARSASYIADKAAMRQELNEKLMLLPKGKRDVFLFIHGYNTMFAEGLYRFTQFVHDADYPGVPVLFTWASRGQLTDYVYDLNSALVARTALEETIRELADSKAERIVILAHSMGNWLLMETARQAPAADLKRLSAKVEQVVLAAPDIDIDVFKDQLRALSKKAKPKKPFIILVSEDDRALGISRRIAGGKARVGSYDNEAELAELGAIVVDLTKVEGGDSANHSKFAQIASLSPELRKVLQQSDLNTYNPLEPNQIGQAGQDLGTFVASTAQIAITLPVAVLTAPITLATGGR from the coding sequence TTGAGCGCGTACCCTCACCAGACAAATGCCGGAACCATAGTCAGAGTTCAGTCATCGACCGGCTTCAGGTTGCTAGCGCAGCTTGTCGTTGTCATCGCCAGTTTTTTTCTCGTTGCCTGCGGCTCCCGGCCTGAAAGTGGCGCACTGGCCATCAGCACAGCCGAAGCCCCGGGCACTGTTGCCCACGAGATCTTGATCTTTACCTCGCGCGAGAAGGACGACCGTCCCGACACCTATTTCAACGGCGAACGCGGTGAAGATCTTAGCTATGCCAAGGCGACGATTTCAGTTCCCCCCACACCAGCCCACAAACCCGGGCAAATCGAATGGCCGTCTACGCTGCCTGGCAATCCGGCGAAAGAATTCACTGCACGCTCTGCATCCTACATTGCCGACAAGGCCGCGATGCGACAGGAGCTGAACGAGAAGCTGATGCTGCTCCCCAAGGGAAAGCGTGACGTTTTCCTTTTCATCCATGGCTACAACACCATGTTTGCCGAAGGGCTCTACAGGTTCACCCAATTTGTCCATGATGCGGACTATCCGGGTGTACCGGTGCTGTTCACCTGGGCGTCACGCGGTCAGCTTACCGACTATGTTTATGACCTGAACAGTGCGCTCGTTGCCCGCACGGCGCTCGAGGAAACGATCCGCGAGCTTGCCGACAGCAAGGCAGAGCGGATTGTCATTTTGGCCCATTCGATGGGCAATTGGCTGCTGATGGAAACTGCTCGTCAAGCCCCTGCCGCTGACCTGAAACGTCTGAGCGCCAAGGTCGAGCAAGTGGTCTTGGCTGCGCCAGACATTGATATCGACGTTTTCAAGGATCAACTGCGCGCACTCAGCAAAAAAGCAAAACCGAAAAAACCCTTCATCATTCTCGTATCCGAGGACGACCGCGCCCTAGGAATCTCCCGAAGGATCGCCGGTGGCAAGGCTCGTGTCGGATCCTACGACAACGAGGCAGAGCTGGCGGAGCTTGGCGCAATTGTTGTCGACCTGACCAAGGTGGAGGGAGGAGATTCCGCGAACCACTCCAAGTTCGCCCAAATAGCTTCGCTCAGCCCGGAACTCCGTAAGGTACTCCAGCAAAGCGACCTCAACACCTACAACCCGCTTGAGCCGAACCAGATTGGACAAGCAGGCCAAGACCTCGGCACCTTTGTTGCAAGCACTGCGCAAATCGCGATCACACTACCGGTGGCTGTGCTGACCGCTCCAATCACTCTTGCAACAGGTGGCCGTTAG
- a CDS encoding DUF1289 domain-containing protein, with product MTSSKPISSTMKSPCTKICQIDRTNGLCLGCYRTLDEIAGWGRMSEAEREVILLDLEGRQATHPEALVQVTD from the coding sequence ATGACTTCTTCAAAGCCTATATCCTCGACCATGAAATCACCCTGTACCAAGATTTGCCAGATCGATAGAACCAACGGCCTTTGCCTGGGCTGTTATCGCACGCTCGATGAAATCGCAGGTTGGGGCCGCATGTCCGAAGCCGAGCGCGAAGTCATCTTGCTCGACCTGGAGGGACGGCAAGCAACTCATCCTGAAGCACTTGTCCAGGTAACTGACTAA
- a CDS encoding TIGR02281 family clan AA aspartic protease yields MRGVRGILIGVLITVMVGAGLYALFDFSGDPENLDFDQTGPRIVTLSVLAFVFVASLVFGQPRVRDILQGVFFWGGLLALLVVGYTFRADLIQGGYRVLGALAPGLAVPQDDGTILIVRDASGHFSLEADTNGAKTRFLLDTGASAVVLTREDAARAGFSDSELNFSVPVQTANGGALVAPVRIRTLSVGDLSLNGVRAFVARAGALDTSLFGMTALNRFSSWRIEGDRLVLTP; encoded by the coding sequence ATGCGTGGCGTCCGAGGCATTTTGATAGGCGTTCTGATTACGGTCATGGTCGGTGCGGGGCTCTATGCACTTTTTGACTTTTCCGGCGATCCCGAAAATCTCGACTTTGATCAAACTGGCCCGCGGATCGTCACTCTCTCGGTCCTAGCCTTTGTCTTTGTTGCAAGCCTTGTTTTCGGCCAGCCGCGGGTTCGCGACATTTTGCAAGGGGTGTTCTTCTGGGGTGGGCTGCTGGCGCTTCTAGTCGTTGGCTACACGTTCCGGGCAGACCTGATTCAGGGTGGCTACCGTGTACTCGGGGCGCTTGCCCCTGGTCTTGCCGTACCGCAAGACGACGGCACGATTCTAATTGTTCGCGACGCCAGCGGTCATTTTTCCCTGGAAGCCGATACCAACGGCGCAAAGACACGCTTTCTTCTCGACACAGGTGCCAGTGCGGTTGTGCTGACGCGCGAAGATGCGGCCCGTGCAGGCTTCAGTGATTCAGAGCTGAACTTTTCAGTACCGGTTCAAACCGCCAACGGCGGCGCTCTTGTGGCTCCGGTCAGGATCCGGACGCTTTCCGTGGGCGATCTTTCACTGAACGGCGTACGAGCCTTTGTCGCACGCGCGGGTGCACTGGACACAAGCCTCTTCGGCATGACCGCGCTCAATCGCTTCTCCAGCTGGCGGATCGAGGGCGATCGGCTCGTGTTGACGCCCTGA
- a CDS encoding sulfite exporter TauE/SafE family protein codes for MDLSAISGDGQIMEYVGLGLALVGSGLIAGFLAGLFGIGGGAVLVPVLYQFLTVLGVDEGVRMHISVATSLGIIVPTSLRSFLAHKKRGAADLELLRSWLLPLPLGVICASLLAAHVSGDSLKAVFAVIALVLGARMLLDRPHWRLGGDIPGSPIRPICGAAIGFFSTLMGIGGGVMNNTFMTLYGRSIHQAVATSSGTGLMISIPGTIGLIWAGWNAENLPPFSAGYVNLLGVALIIPVTTFAAPFGVKVAHALPRRTMEIFFGCFLLVVALRFLLSLNGY; via the coding sequence ATGGATTTAAGCGCAATTTCTGGCGACGGCCAGATCATGGAGTATGTCGGCCTGGGACTCGCTCTTGTCGGCTCCGGCCTGATCGCGGGGTTTCTCGCTGGATTGTTTGGCATCGGTGGCGGGGCAGTTCTCGTTCCTGTGCTCTACCAGTTTTTGACTGTATTGGGCGTGGATGAAGGCGTTCGAATGCATATCTCGGTAGCCACGTCGCTTGGGATCATTGTGCCCACCTCCCTCCGGTCGTTTCTGGCCCACAAGAAACGCGGTGCCGCTGATCTGGAGCTTCTGAGATCCTGGCTCCTTCCGCTGCCACTTGGCGTTATTTGCGCTTCGCTCTTAGCGGCGCATGTCTCCGGTGATAGCCTCAAGGCGGTTTTTGCCGTGATCGCGCTGGTCCTTGGAGCGCGTATGCTGCTCGACAGACCTCATTGGCGCCTTGGCGGCGACATTCCCGGATCTCCGATCAGGCCAATTTGCGGGGCGGCCATTGGCTTTTTCTCGACGCTTATGGGCATCGGCGGCGGCGTGATGAACAACACCTTCATGACGCTTTACGGCCGCTCCATCCATCAGGCGGTGGCGACGTCATCGGGCACTGGATTGATGATCTCAATACCGGGAACCATCGGTTTGATCTGGGCAGGATGGAACGCTGAAAACCTGCCGCCGTTCTCGGCTGGCTACGTCAATTTGCTCGGCGTTGCGCTCATCATTCCCGTGACAACCTTTGCAGCACCCTTCGGCGTGAAGGTCGCTCATGCGCTGCCGAGGCGGACAATGGAAATCTTCTTCGGCTGTTTCTTGCTGGTGGTCGCATTGCGCTTCCTGCTCAGCCTCAACGGCTATTGA